A window from Ostrinia nubilalis chromosome 13, ilOstNubi1.1, whole genome shotgun sequence encodes these proteins:
- the LOC135077386 gene encoding cytochrome c oxidase subunit 6B1 gives MPEMIKTAADIKTAPFDPRFPNQNQTRHCYQSYLDFHRCQKVRGEKYEPCNYFKRVYRSLCPNEWVDKWDTQRAEGTFPGRI, from the exons ATGCCTGAGATGATCAAAACTGCCGCTGACATCAAAACTGCACCTTTCGACCCGCGGTTCCCTAATCAGAACCAGACCAG GCACTGCTACCAGAGCTACCTGGACTTCCACCGGTGCCAGAAGGTCCGCGGCGAGAAGTACGAGCCATGCAACTACTTCAAGAGGGTGTACAG GTCCCTGTGCCCCAATGAATGGGTAGACAAGTGGGACACCCAGCGCGCCGAAGGCACCTTCCCCGGCAGGATCTAA
- the LOC135077375 gene encoding serine/arginine repetitive matrix protein 2: MSSYRGAGGAWDGGPPGAEAEYAPPPPYEPPAQPLPSTDPWTGVSYSHYAAPSAYDYQAYGANYGYGYDSNYYQRPDGSYYGKYPEAQPPYPPAPQASYDYPPRPRERTRSPVDARSYNRSRSYRSNSRSASPYEKRERAYSRKRDSSYEEEKRRPRSRSRSVRSKRKYSSSDRSSSRSHSYSRSAARKDKKKRSVSSDSSGSDISYKKKDRGRKRSATPKLKSKSRSRSRKVSRTPSPKRSSSKSPRLRVDKEQSKSKSGSSKEPKDRAEKTKKRDSNTPPRKRNDGTPPPKEQSKYDRSSLTPPKTYKRSNRSVTPPKKYKNKDRKADTPPRKGRDSSLTPPKSYARSRSSSSSKSRSRSLTPRHDKRKRSRTPKSRHSSRSRSSSSSSGSSISSGRSGKKSKRRTKRGSVSKHKSRSRSKSRSKRRSVSKSKSRKHSKSRGNRTPSLSKSKSRSRSRGSHSPSRSQTRTPSDDEQRRGQFTVADRKRFWKLHKSRQERDKDRSPPKEVKPPPGAVEAAHVDDIEYGDPPEVEGPNFAELLTPTDQVIAGASSSKSKSIPIPIIRNDGSFLEMFKKMQEATKKEEEKKPEIKKPTLPFIGKRRGGRVLKTGLVKKAKAIDEQTIDNAPKDAWSLYMQEVKKYRETSCEEERKTRPLVK, from the coding sequence ATGTCCTCGTATCGCGGCGCGGGTGGCGCTTGGGACGGCGGCCCGCCGGGCGCCGAGGCGGAgtacgcgccgccgccgccgtacGAGCCGCCCGCGCAGCCGCTGCCCAGCACCGACCCCTGGACCGGCGTCAGCTACAGTCACTACGCCGCGCCCTCCGCCTACGACTACCAAGCGTACGGTGCGAACTATGGTTACGGTTACGACTCTAACTACTACCAGAGGCCAGACGGAAGCTACTACGGAAAGTATCCGGAGGCCCAGCCTCCCTATCCCCCCGCGCCGCAAGCCAGCTATGACTATCCGCCGCGGCCGCGCGAGAGAACCCGGTCTCCCGTGGACGCGCGCAGCTACAACCGCAGTCGATCGTATCGATCCAACTCGAGAAGTGCATCACCTTATGAGAAGAGAGAACGAGCTTATTCCAGAAAGAGAGACAGCAGCTACGAAGAGGAAAAGAGACGTCCGAGATCCAGAAGCAGATCTGTACGATCCAAAAGGAAATATAGTTCTAGTGATCGATCAAGTTCTCGGTCACACTCATACAGTCGATCAGCCGCTCGTAAAGATAAGAAGAAAAGATCTGTATCATCGGATTCATCTGGATCTGACATATCTTATAAGAAAAAGGATCGTGGACGGAAGAGGTCTGCGACACCTAAGTTGAAAAGTAAGAGCCGGTCTCGTTCCAGAAAAGTTTCCAGAACACCGAGCCCTAAGAGATCTAGTAGCAAATCACCAAGGCTTAGAGTGGATAAGGAACAGAGTAAATCAAAAAGTGGTTCCAGTAAAGAGCCAAAGGATAGAGCAGAAAAAACGAAAAAGAGGGATTCTAACACACCGCCTAGAAAGCGTAATGATGGAACTCCTCCACCTAAAGAGCAGAGCAAATATGATAGATCTTCCCTTACTCCTCCCAAAACCTACAAGAGATCCAATAGATCAGTCACTCCAcccaaaaaatacaaaaataaagatcGCAAGGCAGATACACCACCTCGTAAAGGGCGAGATAGTTCTCTGACTCCACCGAAGAGTTACGCTCGCAGCCGATCTTCATCGAGCTCGAAGTCCCGTTCGAGGTCATTGACTCCGCGACATGACAAACGCAAACGATCGCGAACGCCCAAATCGCGGCACTCCTCGCGATCACGTTCGTCCTCGTCATCGAGCGGATCATCGATCTCGTCGGGACGCTCGGGGAAGAAATCCAAGCGTCGAACCAAACGGGGTTCAGTGTCAAAACATAAATCGCGATCACGGTCCAAGAGTAGATCGAAACGTCGGTCTGTGAGCAAGTCTAAATCGCGAAAACACTCCAAATCTCGAGGAAATCGTACTCCCAGTCTGAGCAAATCTAAATCACGGTCACGGTCTAGAGGATCGCACTCGCCCAGCAGAAGCCAGACGCGAACGCCCAGCGATGACGAACAGCGACGCGGGCAGTTCACAGTGGCTGACAGAAAGCGCTTTTGGAAGCTGCATAAAAGTAGGCAGGAGAGAGATAAAGACAGGAGCCCTCCCAAAGAGGTGAAGCCGCCCCCGGGCGCCGTGGAGGCTGCCCACGTGGACGACATCGAGTACGGAGACCCGCCTGAAGTCGAAGGCCCGAACTTCGCCGAACTGCTGACCCCGACGGATCAAGTGATCGCCGGCGCATCATCGTCCAAATCTAAAAGCATTCCAATACCGATTATTAGAAATGATGGTAGCTTTTTAGAAATGTTCAAAAAGATGCAAGAAGCCACTAAAAAAGAGGAGGAAAAGAAGCCAGAGATCAAAAAGCCGACACTGCCATTTATTGGTAAAAGACGTGGAGGTCGCGTGTTGAAAACCGGTTTGGTTAAGAAAGCCAAGGCTATTGACGAACAGACCATCGACAACGCCCCCAAAGACGCGTGGTCCCTGTACATGCAAGAAGTCAAGAAATACCGCGAGACCTCTTGTGAGGAAGAGCGCAAAACTAGACCTCTTGTGAAATGA
- the LOC135077362 gene encoding uncharacterized protein LOC135077362 — MCDQEFRTLRVDPRYPFQNKTKACYDNYCDYYKCTRLLGEVDDCKLFKRYFETICPNAWISHWDELREKGAFPGPI, encoded by the exons ATGTGCGACCAAGAGTTCAGAACGCTCCGTGTCGACCCTCGATACccttttcaaaacaaaactaa AGCGTGCTACGACAACTACTGCGACTACTACAAGTGCACGCGGTTGCTAGGCGAGGTGGACGACTGCAAGCTGTTCAAGCGGTACTTCGAGACCATCTGCCCCAACGCCTGGATCTCGCATTGGGACGAGTTGCGCGAAAAGGGCGCCTTCCCCGGCCCGATATAG